The Brasilonema sennae CENA114 genome includes a region encoding these proteins:
- a CDS encoding TPM domain-containing protein — protein sequence MQQSLWKRILAFVTVFFLAGSIWMTHSPSAYAYDNPELLPDTPTPVVDLAKSLTSVQEENLVKQLEQFQTDTGWKLRVLTQYDRTPGRAVIRFWGLDDKSVLLVADSRGGNILSFSVGDAVYDLLPRTFWIELQTRFGNLYFVREEGEDQAILQAMETVKTCLLRGGCAVVPGLPREQWIFTLISSAIGGVICGLAAQPRREGQIVAWQWALIFSPLWGILFISFGIGPVVTRTNEWLPLVRNISGFLIAALVAYLSPIFSQSSSAES from the coding sequence ATGCAGCAAAGTCTTTGGAAACGAATTCTGGCTTTTGTAACAGTATTTTTCCTGGCTGGGTCAATTTGGATGACGCATTCTCCCAGCGCATACGCTTATGACAATCCCGAACTATTACCTGATACCCCAACTCCAGTTGTAGACTTAGCTAAGTCTCTTACCAGCGTTCAAGAAGAAAATCTTGTTAAGCAACTAGAACAATTTCAAACCGACACTGGCTGGAAACTCCGAGTCTTAACTCAATATGACCGTACTCCAGGTCGAGCAGTTATTCGTTTTTGGGGTTTGGATGACAAAAGCGTTTTGCTAGTTGCTGATTCCCGTGGCGGTAACATTCTCAGCTTTAGTGTGGGTGACGCTGTTTATGATCTTCTACCGCGTACTTTCTGGATTGAATTACAAACCCGCTTTGGCAATTTGTACTTTGTGCGAGAAGAAGGGGAAGACCAAGCCATCCTACAAGCAATGGAAACAGTGAAAACTTGTTTGCTTCGGGGAGGTTGCGCTGTCGTTCCCGGATTACCACGCGAGCAGTGGATTTTCACTTTGATTTCTTCTGCTATTGGTGGAGTCATTTGTGGATTAGCAGCTCAACCTCGTCGCGAAGGACAAATTGTTGCTTGGCAATGGGCTTTAATCTTCTCGCCTTTATGGGGAATCTTATTTATCTCTTTCGGTATTGGACCAGTAGTCACACGAACAAACGAATGGCTACCCCTGGTTCGCAACATTTCCGGTTTTCTCATCGCTGCTTTAGTTGCTTACCTTTCCCCTATTTTTAGTCAGTCTTCTAGTGCTGAGTCTTAA